From a region of the Thermodesulfobium sp. 4217-1 genome:
- a CDS encoding AAA family ATPase, with translation MFKKLSIENFRGFNKFSIDGLSDINIFTGANGCGKTSVLEAVFLLSSQSRTLPININSLHQFRTKNTYLIGFFSPSPFEYLFKDITKPIVINSEDTTLEIKPITSEFSQFSTTASPTLTGIDIFLNGEHQGKYSWHNNIIKDELSGKEITNEITNDFQNILVTTFISPYFCNIEGFYITLLSNMIKNGKRNEILKLFQMFHPEIKDFTSLSDRGTQTIFVDIGTGRYIPISLLGTGFLNFIDTILPVFALKNSIILIDEIEDGVYYLYVPKLLKTIFEIARENNNQLFITTHSKELLLSIVSVIQDLNKEDSISFFNINFAENVDVDRYSIEDVKNLMEINLDIR, from the coding sequence AACTTCTGTACTTGAAGCTGTATTTTTACTTTCATCTCAATCCCGTACATTACCAATTAATATAAATTCTCTACATCAATTTCGCACCAAGAATACTTATCTTATAGGTTTTTTCAGTCCGAGCCCATTTGAATACCTTTTTAAAGACATCACAAAACCCATCGTTATTAATTCCGAAGACACTACACTTGAAATAAAGCCTATTACTTCTGAATTTTCTCAATTTTCCACAACAGCATCTCCTACTCTTACTGGAATTGATATTTTCCTTAATGGCGAGCATCAAGGCAAATATTCTTGGCATAACAACATCATAAAAGATGAGCTTAGTGGAAAAGAAATTACTAATGAAATTACTAATGATTTTCAAAATATCCTTGTAACAACCTTTATATCGCCATATTTTTGTAATATCGAAGGATTTTATATTACGTTGTTAAGCAATATGATAAAAAATGGAAAACGTAATGAAATATTAAAATTATTTCAGATGTTTCATCCAGAAATTAAAGATTTTACCTCACTAAGCGATAGAGGCACCCAAACAATTTTTGTTGATATTGGTACTGGAAGATATATACCCATTAGTCTTCTTGGAACAGGATTTCTTAATTTTATAGACACAATATTGCCTGTTTTTGCCCTTAAAAATTCAATAATTTTAATTGATGAAATAGAAGATGGCGTCTATTACTTGTATGTGCCAAAATTATTAAAAACGATTTTTGAAATTGCCAGAGAAAACAACAATCAATTGTTTATTACAACGCATTCAAAAGAGCTCTTGTTATCGATTGTTTCTGTAATTCAAGATCTAAATAAAGAAGATAGTATAAGTTTTTTCAATATAAATTTTGCAGAAAATGTTGATGTAGATAGATATTCTATTGAAGATGTCAAAAATTTAATGGAAATTAACTTAGATATAAGATAA